From a single Paraburkholderia youngii genomic region:
- a CDS encoding helix-turn-helix domain-containing protein: MASDQPRRRTVLHFALYGAEADQPWVDMVHYERIPLRAGRFDFDIEPHVHDALIQVLYVTAGGGETFIDGKTWAVQAPCLVVVPARSVHGFHFRSDIDGHVITAAQSALESLAMTAAPELLEFIRTPTVLSIDPDVERGTSLDTLFQSIGHEAESHERWQFTAGAALTITLFVKIGRLSESARLSASSEQRTTAARIERFRALLDRHCRERRPVASYAGEMGVTTGQLSRICRATFGVSAIEAIDARSIHEAKRLLGYSTLSVKQIASELGFQDEAYFGRFFRKQTGLRPTEYRSAAHDRSLPPEKARAD; this comes from the coding sequence ATGGCCTCTGACCAGCCGCGCCGCCGGACCGTGCTGCATTTCGCGCTCTATGGCGCGGAAGCCGACCAGCCTTGGGTCGACATGGTCCATTACGAGCGCATTCCGCTGCGTGCCGGGCGTTTCGACTTCGACATCGAACCGCACGTCCACGATGCGCTGATCCAGGTGCTGTACGTCACCGCCGGCGGCGGCGAGACTTTCATCGACGGCAAGACCTGGGCCGTCCAGGCGCCATGCCTCGTCGTCGTGCCGGCGCGCTCGGTCCACGGCTTTCACTTCCGCAGCGACATCGACGGTCACGTGATCACCGCCGCGCAGTCCGCGCTGGAATCGCTGGCGATGACGGCCGCGCCCGAGCTGCTGGAATTCATCCGCACACCGACGGTGTTGTCGATCGATCCCGACGTGGAGCGCGGCACATCTCTGGACACGCTATTTCAGTCGATCGGGCACGAGGCGGAGAGCCATGAGCGCTGGCAGTTCACCGCGGGCGCCGCACTCACCATCACGCTGTTCGTCAAGATCGGGCGTCTCAGCGAGAGCGCCCGGCTTTCGGCCAGTTCCGAGCAGCGCACGACGGCCGCGCGAATCGAACGGTTCCGCGCCCTGCTCGACCGCCATTGCCGTGAGCGGCGCCCGGTCGCCAGCTATGCCGGCGAGATGGGCGTGACCACCGGCCAGCTCTCCCGCATCTGCCGCGCTACGTTCGGGGTCTCGGCCATCGAGGCGATCGATGCACGCTCGATCCATGAGGCCAAGCGGCTGCTCGGCTATTCGACGCTCAGCGTGAAGCAGATTGCGAGCGAACTGGGCTTTCAGGACGAGGCGTATTTCGGACGCTTCTTCCGCAAGCAGACGGGACTGCGGCCAACCGAATACCGCTCCGCGGCCCACGATCGTTCCTTGCCACCTGAAAAGGCGAGAGCGGACTGA
- a CDS encoding MGH1-like glycoside hydrolase domain-containing protein: MSSLRANDLLRSKEGIRLHGPDLDCWRRWGPYLSDRQWGTVREDYSDYGTAWEYFPHDQARSRMYRWGEDGIAGFGNDPLDWCVSLALWNGRDPILKERLFGLTNAQGNHGEDVKELYFYVDGTPTHSYMKMLYKYPHDAYPYQDLIGENGRRGADQPEYEILDTGVFDNDRYFDVWVEYAKHTPDDIVMRISVENRADQHAPLHVLPLFWARNRWAWSGKPGRPSLTLETESAEGARVIAHNPALGTMIVTASAPRPIEWLFCENETNVRRIFGIAGAGPFKDGFNDYLVDGDEQAIRRDAGTRAAAHVALSLAPHERAVLYLRWRPAALAGITRDDAPLDFEALFASRIAEADEFYAALQHDIADTDARLVQRQALAGMLWTKQYYQFDVTRWHDGDPGQPKPPKGRRHGRNADWRHMCNGDVVSMPDKWEYPWYASWDLAFHAAAFAMIDPDFAKKQLLLLVKERYMHPNGQLPAYEWAFGDANPPVHAWATWRVYELDREVTGVGDHQFLEVMFHKLLLNFSWWVNRKDAEDRNIFQGGFLGLDNVGIFDRSSPLPTGGRIDQADGTAWMASYALDLMQIGLELAMTNNAYVEIAVKFFEHFLYIAEAVGCSEGCRTGLWDGRDEFFYDVLHLPDGTRVPMRVRSIVGLIPLFAVHVLEERIYGHLPGLRERLAWFLDHRPNLAKLVSRWTEPGKGNTTLLSLLRGYRMTALLRRALDEEEFLSDHGVRALSRVHRDTPYEFDHGGAHVCIEYQPAESDSRVFGGNSNWRGPVWMPVNYLLIESLYEFHRYYGDEFRIEYPTGSGNRCSLSEIADGLARRVTTLFLKDEHGMRPVMAAYPQLQADPRSSDLVLFHEYFHGDSGRGVGASHQTGWSGLVALLLQPRLMKLAHVASDTAAAGAAEDVRAAGAPVDEDALPTMAR; encoded by the coding sequence ATGTCATCGCTACGCGCAAACGATCTGCTCCGTTCGAAGGAAGGAATCCGTCTGCATGGCCCGGACCTGGACTGCTGGCGCCGCTGGGGGCCTTATCTGAGCGACCGGCAGTGGGGCACGGTTCGCGAGGACTACAGCGACTACGGAACCGCCTGGGAGTATTTCCCCCACGATCAGGCGCGCAGCCGCATGTACCGCTGGGGCGAGGACGGCATTGCCGGATTCGGCAACGATCCACTCGACTGGTGCGTGTCGCTCGCGCTCTGGAACGGGCGCGACCCCATCCTGAAGGAGCGGCTGTTTGGCTTGACCAATGCGCAGGGCAATCACGGCGAAGACGTGAAGGAGCTTTACTTTTATGTCGATGGCACGCCGACGCACTCGTACATGAAGATGCTCTACAAGTACCCGCACGATGCGTATCCGTATCAGGACCTGATCGGCGAAAACGGCCGGCGCGGCGCCGATCAGCCCGAATACGAAATTCTCGATACCGGCGTGTTCGACAACGATCGCTATTTCGACGTCTGGGTCGAATACGCGAAGCACACACCCGACGACATCGTGATGCGCATCAGCGTCGAAAATCGCGCGGATCAGCACGCGCCACTCCATGTGCTGCCGCTGTTCTGGGCGCGCAACCGCTGGGCCTGGTCTGGCAAGCCCGGCAGGCCCTCGCTGACGCTCGAGACGGAGTCCGCCGAAGGCGCGCGCGTGATCGCGCACAATCCCGCGCTGGGCACGATGATCGTCACGGCCTCGGCGCCGCGGCCGATCGAATGGCTGTTCTGCGAAAACGAAACCAATGTGCGCCGCATTTTCGGCATCGCCGGCGCGGGCCCGTTCAAGGATGGCTTCAACGATTACCTCGTCGATGGCGACGAGCAGGCGATACGCCGCGACGCGGGCACCCGCGCCGCCGCGCACGTGGCGCTGTCGCTCGCGCCGCACGAGCGCGCGGTGCTGTATCTGCGCTGGCGTCCGGCGGCACTAGCGGGCATTACGCGCGACGACGCGCCGCTCGACTTCGAAGCGCTGTTCGCGAGCCGGATCGCGGAGGCCGACGAGTTCTACGCGGCGCTCCAGCACGACATCGCCGACACCGATGCGCGGCTCGTGCAACGCCAGGCGCTCGCCGGCATGCTATGGACGAAGCAGTACTACCAGTTCGACGTGACGCGCTGGCACGACGGCGACCCCGGTCAGCCGAAACCGCCGAAAGGACGTCGGCACGGCCGCAACGCCGACTGGCGGCATATGTGCAACGGCGACGTCGTCTCGATGCCGGACAAGTGGGAATACCCGTGGTACGCGTCGTGGGATCTCGCGTTTCATGCCGCAGCGTTCGCGATGATCGATCCCGACTTCGCGAAGAAACAGTTGCTGCTGCTCGTGAAAGAACGGTACATGCATCCGAACGGACAATTGCCCGCGTACGAATGGGCGTTCGGCGACGCGAACCCGCCGGTTCACGCATGGGCGACATGGCGCGTGTACGAACTCGACCGTGAAGTCACGGGCGTCGGCGACCACCAGTTTCTCGAAGTGATGTTCCACAAGCTGCTGCTGAACTTTTCGTGGTGGGTCAACCGCAAGGATGCGGAGGATCGCAACATCTTCCAGGGTGGCTTTCTCGGGCTCGACAACGTCGGGATCTTCGACCGCTCTTCGCCGCTGCCGACTGGCGGCCGCATCGACCAGGCCGACGGCACCGCGTGGATGGCCTCGTATGCGCTCGACCTGATGCAGATCGGACTCGAGCTCGCGATGACGAACAACGCGTACGTCGAAATCGCAGTGAAGTTTTTCGAGCACTTCCTGTATATCGCGGAAGCCGTCGGTTGCAGCGAGGGCTGCAGAACAGGGCTGTGGGACGGCCGCGACGAATTCTTCTATGACGTACTGCATCTTCCGGATGGAACGCGTGTGCCGATGCGCGTTCGCTCGATCGTCGGCCTGATTCCGCTGTTCGCCGTGCATGTGCTCGAAGAGCGGATATACGGCCACCTGCCTGGCCTGCGAGAACGGCTCGCGTGGTTTCTCGATCACCGGCCGAACCTGGCCAAGCTCGTGTCGCGCTGGACCGAACCCGGCAAGGGCAATACCACGCTGCTGTCGCTGCTGCGCGGATACCGCATGACGGCACTGTTGCGCCGTGCGCTCGACGAAGAAGAATTTCTGTCCGATCACGGCGTGCGTGCGCTGTCACGCGTGCATCGCGATACACCGTACGAGTTCGATCATGGCGGCGCGCATGTCTGCATCGAGTATCAGCCGGCCGAATCGGATTCGCGCGTATTCGGCGGCAATTCGAACTGGCGTGGACCCGTGTGGATGCCCGTCAACTATCTGCTGATCGAATCGCTGTATGAATTCCATCGCTACTACGGCGACGAGTTCCGCATCGAGTATCCGACGGGGTCAGGCAACCGGTGCTCGCTCAGCGAGATCGCCGACGGTCTCGCACGGCGTGTCACCACCCTCTTTCTGAAGGACGAGCACGGCATGCGACCGGTGATGGCGGCTTATCCGCAGTTGCAGGCCGACCCGCGTTCGTCCGATCTCGTGCTTTTCCACGAGTACTTTCACGGCGACAGCGGGCGTGGCGTCGGCGCTTCGCATCAGACGGGCTGGAGCGGTCTCGTCGCGCTGCTGCTGCAGCCGCGTCTGATGAAGCTGGCCCATGTGGCGTCCGATACCGCTGCCGCTGGCGCTGCCGAAGATGTGCGGGCAGCAGGCGCGCCAGTTGACGAAGACGCACTGCCCACGATGGCGCGATAG
- a CDS encoding ABC transporter substrate-binding protein, with the protein MGIRLKSVVSALALCALIDVSYAAEPIKIGVDGPFTGGSSSMGVSMRDGVRLATAEINKAGGVLGRQIVLVERDDEAKNERGVQIAQELINKEKVAAVVGYINTGVALASQRFFQEAKIPVFNNVATGSVLTKQFTDQPDNYVFRNAAADRIQAPMIVEEAITKRGFKKVAILADSTNYGQLGREDLEKALATKGVKPVAVEKFNIKDVDMTAQLLKAKEAGAEAVLTYGIGPELAQIANGMAKLGWKVPLVGSWTLSMANYIDNASTNGEGARMPQTFIQEANTPKRKAFIDAYLKEFKPKNNRIESAVSAAQGYDSVYLLAAAMTQAGSTDGPKVRAALENLNSKVEGVVMVYDKPFTHDDHEAISPNVPVVGEVKGGRVIYAYDADRKDGSQLRSKQASTN; encoded by the coding sequence ATGGGAATTCGCTTGAAGAGCGTCGTGAGCGCGCTCGCGTTGTGTGCCCTCATTGACGTCAGTTACGCCGCCGAGCCGATCAAGATCGGTGTCGACGGACCTTTCACCGGCGGTTCGTCTTCGATGGGCGTGAGCATGCGCGACGGCGTGCGGCTCGCCACCGCGGAAATCAATAAAGCCGGTGGCGTGCTTGGCCGTCAGATCGTGCTGGTCGAGCGCGACGACGAAGCGAAAAATGAACGCGGCGTACAGATCGCGCAAGAGCTGATCAACAAGGAAAAAGTGGCTGCGGTGGTGGGCTACATCAATACCGGCGTGGCACTCGCGTCTCAACGCTTCTTCCAGGAAGCGAAGATCCCGGTGTTCAACAACGTCGCGACTGGCAGTGTCCTGACAAAGCAGTTCACCGATCAACCGGATAACTACGTGTTCCGCAACGCCGCTGCCGACCGCATTCAGGCGCCGATGATCGTTGAAGAAGCGATCACCAAACGCGGCTTCAAGAAGGTCGCGATTCTCGCGGACTCGACCAATTACGGTCAGCTCGGCCGCGAAGACCTCGAAAAGGCGCTGGCCACTAAAGGCGTGAAGCCGGTTGCCGTAGAAAAATTCAATATCAAGGACGTCGACATGACCGCGCAGCTGCTCAAGGCCAAGGAGGCCGGCGCTGAAGCGGTATTGACCTACGGCATTGGGCCGGAACTCGCGCAGATCGCCAACGGCATGGCCAAGCTCGGCTGGAAAGTGCCGCTGGTCGGCAGCTGGACCCTGTCGATGGCGAACTACATCGACAACGCGAGCACCAACGGCGAAGGCGCGCGGATGCCGCAGACCTTCATTCAGGAAGCGAACACGCCCAAGCGCAAGGCGTTCATCGACGCGTACCTCAAGGAGTTCAAGCCGAAGAACAACCGCATCGAATCGGCGGTGTCCGCCGCCCAAGGGTACGACTCGGTCTATTTGCTGGCCGCGGCGATGACCCAGGCAGGTTCGACCGATGGTCCGAAGGTGCGCGCCGCGCTCGAAAACCTCAACAGCAAGGTGGAAGGCGTCGTGATGGTGTACGACAAGCCGTTCACTCACGACGACCACGAGGCGATCAGCCCGAACGTGCCGGTGGTTGGCGAGGTCAAGGGCGGCCGCGTGATCTATGCGTATGACGCTGATCGCAAGGACGGCAGCCAGTTGCGCAGCAAGCAGGCGTCGACGAACTAA
- a CDS encoding branched-chain amino acid ABC transporter permease, with protein MTILLQLIYSGIALGMIYAVIAFGYQLTFATSGTLNFGQGDALMLGALVGLTLVSLGVNYWLMIPLVCAFGLLQGAFVERIGVRPAIRIKSEFGWIMSTIALGIIFKNVAENVWGRDDLRFPSPLPEAPLKVFGANVLPMELLVVGGALAMMLAVEFFNRRTIFGKAVVATANDRDAAALMGINTGLVITFSYALSSLTAAFAGVLIAPLTLTGATMGAVLGLKAFAVAIIGGLTSGLGILVGGVILGIAETTTGFYLSTGYKDVPGLVLLLIVLAMKPAGLFGKTSIKKV; from the coding sequence ATGACCATTCTTTTGCAGCTCATCTATAGCGGGATCGCACTCGGCATGATCTACGCCGTGATCGCATTCGGCTACCAACTCACATTCGCGACCTCCGGCACGCTGAACTTCGGCCAGGGCGACGCGCTGATGCTCGGCGCGCTGGTCGGCCTCACGCTGGTTTCCCTCGGCGTCAACTATTGGCTGATGATTCCGCTCGTCTGCGCGTTCGGTCTGTTGCAGGGCGCGTTCGTCGAACGGATCGGGGTGCGGCCCGCGATCAGGATCAAATCCGAATTCGGCTGGATCATGTCGACGATCGCGCTAGGCATCATCTTCAAGAACGTCGCGGAAAACGTCTGGGGCCGCGACGATCTGCGCTTCCCGTCGCCGCTGCCGGAAGCGCCGCTCAAGGTGTTCGGCGCCAACGTTCTGCCGATGGAACTTCTGGTGGTCGGCGGCGCGCTCGCGATGATGCTGGCCGTCGAGTTCTTCAACCGCAGGACGATCTTCGGCAAGGCCGTCGTGGCCACGGCGAACGACCGCGACGCCGCCGCGCTGATGGGCATCAACACCGGCCTCGTGATCACGTTTTCGTATGCCCTCTCGTCGCTGACCGCCGCGTTCGCCGGCGTGCTGATCGCTCCGCTCACGCTGACCGGCGCGACGATGGGCGCGGTGCTCGGCCTCAAGGCGTTCGCAGTGGCGATCATCGGCGGTCTCACCAGCGGTTTGGGCATTCTTGTCGGCGGCGTGATTCTCGGCATCGCCGAGACCACTACCGGCTTCTATCTCTCCACCGGCTATAAGGATGTGCCGGGGCTGGTCCTGCTGCTCATCGTGCTCGCGATGAAACCCGCCGGGCTGTTCGGCAAGACTTCAATCAAGAAAGTGTGA
- a CDS encoding branched-chain amino acid ABC transporter ATP-binding protein/permease: MNLKKLVATALVLIALAVFPVLSGNPYYIHLVETIMIYAILLFGLDIVVGYTGQVSLGHAGLFGVGAYTAGVLFMKLGLPIFVTAPLAILVTAGFGAILALPALRVSGPYLAMVTLAFGTILQILINEMDFLTNGPMGVKIPKPSLGARPMNEVEYYWLVAALLVASLIVVHRVLKSHLGRAFEALRDSPIASDCMGVSVYRYKVYAFVISAGFAGLAGCLYSYSEQYISPNTYNFELTILFLLAIIMGGRKTRTGAVLGSAIIVLLPKLLDDIDMFRIVASVLAAAVVIGAGIALARKVSTPRKVGIPVFGTVGLAAFSYCIDTLADWRLSIFGLMILLVVYYLQDGVIGFVRKSMMGGVVRASTVDADQPATIGADAVAAVHAGDTEEILQLRGILMQFSGLKALNQVDLSVRRGTVHGLIGPNGSGKSTMMNVLTGIYVPTAGSIEYRGMSLAGKTSSQIALAGIARTFQNVQLFGEMSALENVLVGLHHTFRAHIADVGLMSPRYRREERAARERALGMLRFVGLEHAAGEEARNLPYGKQRLLEIARALALDPQVLLLDEPAAGLTAPDIKELVAIIRKVRDHGITVVLIEHHMDVVMSVCDRVSVLDFGQKIAEGKPADIQSNEKVIEAYLGGEAAGQAA, encoded by the coding sequence GTGAATCTGAAGAAACTCGTTGCGACGGCACTCGTGCTGATCGCGCTTGCGGTGTTCCCGGTGCTATCGGGCAATCCGTACTACATCCATCTGGTCGAGACCATCATGATCTACGCGATCCTGCTGTTCGGTCTCGACATCGTGGTCGGCTACACCGGCCAGGTTTCGCTCGGGCATGCGGGGCTGTTCGGGGTTGGCGCCTACACGGCGGGCGTGCTGTTCATGAAGCTCGGCTTGCCGATTTTCGTGACCGCGCCGCTCGCGATTCTCGTCACGGCCGGCTTCGGCGCGATCCTCGCGCTGCCCGCACTGCGCGTGTCCGGCCCCTACCTCGCGATGGTGACGCTCGCGTTCGGCACGATCCTTCAGATTCTCATCAACGAGATGGATTTTCTGACCAACGGGCCGATGGGCGTCAAGATTCCGAAGCCGTCGCTCGGTGCGCGGCCGATGAACGAAGTCGAGTACTACTGGCTCGTCGCGGCTCTGCTGGTGGCCTCGCTGATCGTCGTGCACCGGGTGCTCAAGTCGCATCTTGGCCGGGCCTTCGAAGCCCTGCGAGACAGTCCGATCGCGTCGGACTGTATGGGCGTATCGGTGTACCGCTACAAGGTCTACGCGTTCGTGATAAGCGCGGGCTTCGCCGGTCTGGCCGGCTGCCTCTACTCGTATTCGGAGCAGTACATCTCACCGAATACCTACAACTTCGAGCTGACCATCCTGTTCCTGCTCGCGATCATCATGGGCGGGCGCAAGACGCGCACCGGCGCGGTGCTCGGCTCGGCGATCATCGTGCTCCTGCCCAAGCTGCTCGATGACATCGATATGTTCCGCATCGTCGCATCGGTGCTGGCAGCAGCGGTAGTGATCGGCGCAGGCATAGCGCTCGCGCGCAAGGTGTCGACGCCACGCAAGGTGGGGATTCCGGTATTCGGTACGGTGGGGCTCGCCGCGTTTTCGTACTGCATCGACACGCTCGCCGACTGGCGGCTGAGCATCTTTGGCCTGATGATCCTGCTCGTCGTGTACTACCTGCAGGACGGCGTGATCGGATTCGTGCGCAAGAGCATGATGGGCGGCGTGGTGCGCGCGAGCACCGTCGACGCCGATCAACCCGCGACCATCGGCGCAGACGCGGTCGCCGCCGTGCACGCGGGCGACACGGAAGAAATCCTGCAACTACGCGGCATCCTGATGCAGTTCAGCGGGCTCAAGGCGCTCAACCAGGTCGACCTGAGCGTGCGGCGTGGCACGGTTCACGGACTGATCGGCCCTAATGGCTCCGGCAAGAGCACGATGATGAACGTGTTGACCGGCATCTATGTGCCGACCGCGGGCTCGATCGAGTATCGCGGCATGTCGCTCGCGGGCAAGACTTCGTCGCAGATCGCGTTGGCGGGCATCGCACGCACCTTCCAGAACGTGCAGCTGTTCGGCGAGATGAGCGCGCTCGAAAACGTGCTGGTCGGCTTGCATCACACGTTTCGCGCACATATCGCGGACGTCGGACTGATGTCCCCGCGGTACCGGCGCGAGGAGCGCGCCGCCCGTGAGCGCGCGTTGGGCATGCTGCGTTTTGTCGGGCTAGAACATGCGGCCGGCGAAGAAGCGCGCAACCTGCCCTACGGCAAGCAACGGCTGCTGGAAATCGCGCGGGCGCTCGCGCTCGATCCGCAAGTGCTGCTGCTCGACGAACCGGCGGCCGGCCTGACCGCGCCCGACATCAAGGAGCTGGTCGCAATCATCCGCAAGGTGCGCGATCACGGCATTACCGTCGTGCTGATCGAACATCACATGGACGTCGTGATGAGCGTCTGCGATCGCGTGTCGGTGCTCGACTTCGGGCAGAAGATCGCGGAAGGCAAGCCGGCCGACATCCAGTCGAACGAAAAAGTCATTGAGGCGTATCTCGGCGGCGAAGCGGCGGGGCAAGCGGCCTGA
- a CDS encoding ABC transporter ATP-binding protein — protein MLSVKNLHAGYGKVKVLHGISIDVPKGSVVTLIGSNGAGKTTTMRAISGMIRASDGEITMGVGASAKRIDALDSHRIARLGLAHSPEGRRVFATMSVHDNLILGAFPRLTWARPRGDVNADLERAIELFPRLKERRHQLAGTLSGGEQQMLAMARAIMLNPELVLLDEPSMGLAPILVEEVFRIIENLKGQGVTMLLVEQFAAAALNVADYGYVLENGRIAAHGPALQLRNDPSVKAAYLGTSH, from the coding sequence ATGCTATCGGTCAAGAATCTGCATGCAGGATACGGCAAGGTGAAAGTGCTTCACGGAATTTCGATCGACGTGCCCAAGGGCTCGGTCGTCACGCTGATCGGCTCGAACGGCGCGGGCAAAACCACCACGATGCGCGCGATCTCCGGCATGATCCGCGCGAGCGACGGCGAAATCACGATGGGCGTGGGCGCGAGCGCAAAACGGATCGACGCACTCGACTCGCATCGCATCGCGCGTCTCGGGCTCGCGCATTCGCCGGAAGGACGGCGCGTGTTCGCGACGATGAGCGTGCACGACAACCTGATCCTCGGCGCCTTTCCACGCCTCACGTGGGCGCGTCCGCGCGGCGACGTGAACGCCGATCTGGAACGCGCGATCGAACTCTTTCCGCGTCTGAAAGAGCGGCGCCATCAACTGGCCGGCACCCTCTCCGGGGGCGAGCAGCAGATGCTCGCGATGGCGCGCGCGATCATGCTGAACCCGGAACTCGTACTGCTCGACGAACCTTCGATGGGGCTCGCACCGATACTCGTCGAAGAGGTCTTTCGCATCATCGAGAATCTGAAGGGCCAGGGCGTGACGATGCTGCTCGTCGAGCAGTTCGCCGCGGCGGCGCTCAACGTGGCCGATTACGGTTACGTTCTGGAGAACGGCCGGATCGCCGCGCATGGGCCGGCGCTGCAATTGCGCAACGATCCGTCAGTGAAGGCCGCTTATCTGGGAACGAGTCATTGA